A genome region from Maridesulfovibrio salexigens DSM 2638 includes the following:
- a CDS encoding glycosyltransferase family 4 protein, translating into MQLLLVSTDLRHMGGVAETVKLLLQELEGRVDVTAVPYGRRAGQKGFVRYLRTFADLFIFVRLLCFNRFDVIHMNPSMNLVSILKEFALILIFFLFGYSGRILIFSHGWDDAFFKRISSGPLTSNIFRMILNRAGKVVVLAEEFKRKLGQAGINIDRVEVVSTMIDTSNVPRSSACSKDGKSLLFLSRMIRGKGAYELLEAFALLNERYDGLRLIMAGDGPEREGLMERTAALNLSNVSFPGYIQDMEKSWALENSCVFLLPSRSEGCPVSLLEAMASGLVPVVTGVGGIKDVIRPDQTALLLDDISAEAIAGAVAEVIDNPGLRMELSENARKYADENFSSRKVTNQIISFYNELNLQTQNGGLA; encoded by the coding sequence ATGCAGTTGTTGCTTGTTTCGACAGATTTGCGCCATATGGGAGGGGTGGCTGAAACCGTAAAGCTGTTGTTACAGGAGCTTGAAGGGCGAGTTGATGTTACTGCTGTTCCGTATGGACGTAGAGCCGGACAAAAAGGGTTTGTCCGGTATTTAAGAACATTTGCAGATCTTTTTATTTTTGTCCGGCTGCTTTGCTTCAATCGTTTTGATGTGATTCATATGAATCCGTCAATGAATCTTGTTTCTATCCTCAAGGAATTCGCCCTGATATTAATTTTCTTTCTGTTTGGGTATTCCGGCAGAATCCTTATCTTCAGTCATGGTTGGGATGATGCATTTTTTAAACGGATTTCAAGTGGGCCGCTTACATCAAATATATTCCGAATGATTTTAAACAGGGCGGGGAAGGTTGTTGTTCTGGCTGAAGAGTTCAAGAGAAAATTAGGACAGGCTGGAATTAATATTGATCGGGTGGAGGTTGTCAGTACGATGATTGATACCTCCAATGTTCCCCGTTCTTCCGCTTGCAGTAAGGACGGAAAGTCGCTGCTGTTTCTTTCCCGCATGATCAGGGGGAAGGGTGCCTATGAACTGCTTGAGGCCTTTGCGCTCTTGAATGAAAGGTATGATGGATTAAGGTTAATTATGGCCGGAGACGGTCCTGAGAGAGAAGGTTTGATGGAGAGAACTGCTGCTCTTAATCTCTCAAACGTTTCATTCCCGGGATATATTCAGGACATGGAAAAAAGCTGGGCGTTGGAAAATTCTTGTGTTTTTTTGCTGCCCTCCAGATCAGAGGGTTGTCCTGTCTCATTGCTTGAGGCTATGGCTTCAGGGCTTGTGCCGGTTGTAACCGGTGTCGGGGGAATAAAAGACGTGATCAGGCCGGACCAGACGGCTCTACTCTTGGATGATATCAGTGCCGAGGCAATTGCCGGGGCTGTAGCCGAAGTGATCGATAATCCCGGTTTAAGGATGGAATTGTCTGAAAATGCCCGGAAATATGCTGACGAAAATTTCAGCTCCCGCAAGGTTACGAATCAGATAATCAGTTTTTATAATGAGTTGAATCTTCAGACGCAAAATGGTGGTCTTGCATGA
- a CDS encoding undecaprenyl-phosphate glucose phosphotransferase has protein sequence MMDRKISISPHMIEPFHRILDVGAGIFLILALYNIVSPESFSSRATLIALLVAVTASLGLIAFHIAGVYRAWAGSDLVQECNRILAAVFFVFGGLLLLGYAFKVSSIYSRRVILAAMILWPVFLCLERLFMRKIASRFFADNVAGRRAIVAGSGRLAKSIDDWVKDNPWAGIRITAFFDSSDNDFSDANPCAGVLDDLPDYVKKNNIQLVFVALPMRDEAKLNKLMLGLEDTTAQIYFFPDMTIFKHLMGGDVAHVAGQTAIVLRSSPFEGMNGLAKRMEDLIISGLVLTIISPFMLLIALVIKLTSKGPVIFRQWRYGLEGEPFQIYKFRTMKVLEDGYDFTPVTDKDPRITRFGRFLRKNSLDELPQFFNVLAGTMSIVGPRPHAVKMNEDYRKNIPGYMLRHISKPGITGLAQVNGYKGEVKTDEDMQKRISFDIEYLQNWSVLMDLKIIIKTIFSFAWRQ, from the coding sequence ATGATGGACCGAAAGATCAGCATTTCGCCGCATATGATTGAGCCTTTTCATAGGATTTTGGACGTAGGAGCCGGAATATTTCTCATCCTTGCTCTGTATAATATTGTATCCCCGGAATCCTTTTCCTCACGAGCTACTCTAATTGCATTGCTTGTTGCTGTTACGGCTTCATTGGGACTTATCGCTTTTCATATTGCAGGTGTCTATCGGGCTTGGGCAGGCTCTGATCTTGTGCAGGAATGCAATCGCATTCTTGCGGCTGTTTTTTTTGTTTTTGGCGGTTTGTTGCTTCTGGGGTATGCCTTTAAGGTTTCGAGCATTTATTCAAGGCGGGTTATCCTTGCGGCGATGATTTTGTGGCCGGTTTTTCTTTGTCTGGAACGTCTTTTTATGCGCAAGATTGCTTCCCGTTTTTTTGCGGATAATGTTGCGGGAAGAAGGGCTATTGTCGCCGGAAGCGGAAGACTTGCAAAGTCAATTGATGACTGGGTGAAGGACAATCCTTGGGCCGGTATCAGGATAACGGCTTTTTTTGATTCATCTGATAACGACTTTAGTGATGCAAATCCTTGTGCCGGTGTACTTGATGATCTGCCTGACTATGTAAAGAAAAATAATATTCAGCTTGTTTTTGTAGCCTTACCAATGCGGGATGAAGCTAAGCTTAATAAGCTTATGCTCGGTTTGGAGGATACTACCGCTCAGATTTATTTTTTCCCGGATATGACCATTTTTAAACATCTTATGGGCGGGGATGTCGCTCATGTTGCCGGACAAACTGCAATTGTACTCAGAAGTTCTCCTTTTGAAGGAATGAATGGGTTAGCCAAGCGTATGGAAGATTTAATTATTTCGGGACTGGTTTTGACTATTATTTCTCCATTCATGCTTTTGATTGCACTGGTAATTAAGTTAACCTCCAAAGGTCCTGTAATTTTCCGGCAGTGGCGTTACGGACTGGAAGGTGAGCCTTTCCAGATTTATAAATTCAGAACGATGAAGGTTCTGGAAGATGGATACGATTTTACTCCGGTAACGGATAAAGATCCTCGTATTACCCGGTTTGGAAGGTTCCTGCGTAAAAACAGTCTTGATGAATTGCCGCAGTTTTTTAATGTGCTTGCCGGGACTATGTCTATTGTTGGACCTAGGCCCCATGCCGTTAAAATGAATGAAGATTACCGTAAAAATATTCCCGGTTATATGCTGCGCCATATTTCTAAGCCGGGTATTACCGGTCTGGCTCAGGTTAACGGATACAAGGGGGAAGTCAAAACTGATGAGGACATGCAGAAGCGTATTTCCTTTGATATTGAATATCTCCAGAACTGGTCTGTGCTTATGGATTTGAAGATTATTATTAAGACGATTTTCAGTTTTGCATGGCGGCAGTAA
- a CDS encoding tetratricopeptide repeat protein — translation MRKSLSALLLIIVTVCLLGGCEKRRDDFYQKAVEYYNKGMITEAGLEIKNALSIDPECAPCRLLFGKIALENGNFQGAFVNFRYASDLAPASVEAKVELSKLYLLAREYDDAGDTARKALNLDASNIEARLVLASVLAESRKFSEAQKMLEIALNEDPGNPDVYLSMSSVFIRQGNMEKAEDALLDGLKRLPQNTSLLMKVVAFYRKNDDPDTALKYVEKLLQSSDADPRTKVFAAEFYSTMGNDTKAAELMAEVVHNHPEEAEYRVLYSRVLNSQKKFVETEKVLKEGLTYQASSLAVRSSLAGLYMAQGRQEEAIRVLLDGVALDPEGTESSDYVVYRKQLATMYLDMNEPNKAIEQLDSVIELNPKDAEAHYLRGQIYLLEGRGNLAVSEFRQVVRDNPESAPAYVLLARAHLVNGETNIAIENLKEAINLEPGYAPAREVLINTYLDRKDWHQAILELQRLREKRPDDIQILAAIGDVYSIKGDKNLASRTYNELSEKFPDSPVGEMKLAELARSLGKNSLAEMHYTAALKVAPDSLAAIQGKVDIFILQHKYTAATNFCERLLQKFPDNARIYELLGKVHAAWGNFEDAETNYSRAVTLAPEWMLPYMRIGDLYVSNKKLKQGIAKFKEEIKKNGESPGPQFLLGLLYEQNGEYEKSREVYSKLLEQHPGFQLAANNLAYLLATRFSDNGEYMDQALRLARVAASSQSPEALDTLGYVLYLNGEYKQALHVFNSALQLLPDFSAAQYHKALVYSREGKNDEAKKILNSLLKSKEDFPERKDALNLLGRL, via the coding sequence ATGCGAAAGAGTTTATCTGCGCTACTCCTGATAATTGTCACAGTCTGCCTTCTTGGAGGCTGCGAGAAAAGACGGGATGATTTTTATCAGAAGGCTGTGGAATATTATAATAAAGGGATGATCACAGAAGCCGGTCTTGAAATAAAAAACGCTCTGTCTATCGATCCTGAATGCGCTCCGTGCCGTTTATTATTCGGAAAGATAGCCTTGGAGAATGGTAACTTCCAAGGGGCTTTCGTAAATTTTAGATATGCCTCTGATCTTGCCCCCGCATCGGTTGAAGCAAAGGTGGAACTCAGTAAGCTGTATTTGCTTGCCCGCGAATATGATGATGCCGGGGATACGGCCCGCAAGGCTTTAAATTTAGATGCTTCAAATATTGAGGCCCGTCTGGTGCTGGCATCTGTTCTTGCTGAGAGCAGGAAATTCAGCGAAGCACAGAAAATGCTTGAAATTGCCTTAAACGAAGATCCCGGAAACCCTGATGTATATCTTTCCATGAGCAGTGTTTTCATCAGGCAAGGCAATATGGAAAAGGCTGAGGATGCTTTGCTTGATGGTCTTAAGCGTCTTCCTCAGAACACTTCCCTGCTTATGAAAGTGGTTGCGTTCTATCGTAAGAATGATGATCCGGATACGGCTTTAAAGTATGTTGAAAAACTTTTGCAGAGCAGTGATGCTGATCCACGCACAAAGGTTTTTGCCGCTGAATTTTATTCTACTATGGGCAACGATACCAAGGCCGCGGAGCTGATGGCAGAAGTTGTTCATAATCATCCGGAAGAAGCAGAGTACAGGGTGTTGTATTCAAGGGTTCTTAATTCTCAGAAAAAATTTGTTGAAACAGAAAAGGTTCTCAAAGAAGGTCTGACCTACCAAGCGTCTTCGTTGGCAGTCAGGAGTTCTCTGGCCGGTCTTTATATGGCGCAGGGGCGGCAGGAAGAGGCGATTAGAGTTTTGTTGGACGGCGTGGCTTTGGATCCCGAAGGGACTGAAAGTTCCGATTACGTTGTGTACCGCAAGCAGCTTGCAACGATGTATTTGGATATGAATGAGCCCAATAAAGCCATTGAACAGCTTGATAGTGTCATCGAATTGAATCCGAAGGATGCCGAAGCACATTATTTGCGTGGGCAGATTTATCTTCTTGAGGGACGCGGCAATCTAGCTGTTTCGGAATTCCGTCAGGTTGTCAGGGATAACCCGGAAAGTGCGCCGGCTTATGTCCTGTTGGCCCGGGCACATTTGGTTAATGGTGAAACAAATATTGCCATTGAAAATCTTAAGGAAGCAATCAACCTTGAGCCGGGCTATGCTCCTGCCAGAGAAGTGTTGATTAATACCTATCTTGATCGCAAGGACTGGCATCAGGCAATTCTCGAGTTGCAGCGCCTCAGAGAAAAAAGGCCCGATGATATACAGATACTTGCAGCAATAGGTGATGTGTATTCCATCAAGGGTGACAAAAATCTTGCCAGTCGTACTTATAACGAACTGAGCGAGAAATTTCCCGATTCTCCGGTAGGAGAGATGAAGCTGGCAGAATTGGCCCGTTCCTTGGGCAAGAATTCGCTTGCTGAGATGCACTATACTGCTGCACTGAAGGTCGCGCCTGATTCTCTAGCCGCTATTCAAGGTAAGGTGGATATTTTCATCCTTCAACACAAGTATACAGCTGCAACCAATTTTTGTGAAAGATTGCTTCAGAAATTCCCGGATAATGCCCGTATCTACGAGCTTCTCGGTAAGGTTCACGCTGCATGGGGGAATTTTGAAGATGCAGAGACTAATTACTCCAGAGCTGTAACGCTTGCTCCTGAATGGATGCTTCCCTACATGCGCATCGGTGATCTCTATGTAAGTAATAAAAAGCTTAAACAAGGGATAGCCAAGTTCAAGGAAGAGATAAAAAAGAATGGTGAAAGCCCCGGCCCACAATTCTTGCTTGGTCTTCTTTATGAGCAGAATGGGGAATATGAAAAATCGCGAGAAGTGTATTCCAAGCTTCTTGAGCAGCATCCCGGTTTCCAGCTGGCGGCGAACAATCTTGCTTACCTGCTGGCGACAAGATTTTCTGACAATGGAGAATACATGGATCAGGCTCTTAGGCTCGCCCGGGTAGCAGCCAGCAGTCAAAGCCCGGAAGCTCTGGATACCCTCGGCTATGTGCTTTACCTGAATGGTGAGTACAAGCAGGCCCTGCACGTATTTAACTCTGCTTTGCAGTTGTTGCCGGATTTTTCTGCAGCCCAGTATCATAAGGCCTTGGTCTATTCGCGCGAAGGGAAAAATGATGAGGCGAAGAAAATCTTGAATAGCCTGCTGAAAAGCAAAGAAGACTTTCCAGAGCGGAAAGATGCCCTAAATTTGTTAGGACGGCTTTAG
- a CDS encoding O-antigen ligase family protein yields the protein MTSLLFMFYFFRPIMFVDIGWLVFGLNVTEVFAIIATGILIVAFILRTIVTKKINVSVVDFFLFSFVFWVLFVYLLYFEHSNIKDAAKFVLPFITYFVLKNVVVTVKDYARYIKIMLVGYSVPILASTFLIVQGKGLYKVLYWNNLFRYSGAYVNPHNLAHCMTLYLITLVLFAVICSQYDELVPVLKQRLFFVFSCMISVFALYCLYKSYVRTCFFGLLLFVYYYLFRVNKKLLAFFSLIMGVVLILSAAVVYTIFFDMVDAVKGPDKAQFGSGRPMIWKHNIETYAAQPLDGILAGVGVGSVTSHINERQKVGDVLNSHNDFLDVLTQTGIVGLLLFLAFQFCLFQKIRLLEGRERYVFLALFISVAFMNFVSNSYVTRFGVGQMFYALLAYIELPEHKIRRQQKLEAVKQEAERLL from the coding sequence ATGACTTCACTCTTGTTCATGTTCTATTTTTTCCGTCCGATCATGTTTGTGGATATCGGGTGGTTGGTCTTTGGTCTTAATGTAACTGAAGTTTTTGCTATTATTGCCACAGGTATTTTAATTGTCGCTTTTATATTGCGTACAATCGTTACAAAGAAGATCAATGTTTCTGTTGTAGATTTTTTTCTGTTTTCTTTTGTGTTTTGGGTGTTGTTTGTTTATTTGTTATATTTTGAGCATTCCAATATTAAAGATGCAGCTAAATTCGTTCTTCCCTTTATTACATATTTTGTACTGAAGAATGTTGTTGTAACGGTTAAAGATTATGCGCGTTATATAAAAATAATGCTCGTAGGGTATTCAGTTCCTATTCTTGCAAGTACCTTTCTTATAGTCCAAGGCAAAGGATTGTATAAGGTTTTATATTGGAATAATTTGTTTCGATATAGCGGGGCATATGTAAATCCGCATAACCTTGCTCATTGCATGACATTGTATCTGATTACTCTAGTCTTGTTTGCTGTCATATGTTCGCAGTATGATGAACTTGTGCCTGTTTTGAAGCAGCGTCTGTTTTTTGTTTTCTCATGCATGATAAGTGTTTTTGCTCTATACTGCCTGTATAAAAGCTATGTGCGAACCTGCTTTTTCGGTCTTCTTCTTTTTGTTTATTATTATTTGTTCAGGGTTAATAAAAAATTACTTGCTTTCTTTAGTTTGATTATGGGGGTTGTGTTAATCCTTTCCGCTGCTGTGGTTTACACTATCTTTTTCGATATGGTGGATGCAGTTAAGGGGCCGGATAAGGCGCAGTTTGGTTCAGGGCGACCGATGATCTGGAAGCATAACATTGAGACATATGCAGCCCAGCCATTGGACGGTATTCTGGCCGGGGTCGGGGTTGGCAGTGTAACTTCCCATATCAACGAACGGCAAAAAGTCGGCGATGTTTTAAACAGTCATAATGATTTTCTGGATGTCTTAACCCAGACCGGAATTGTCGGTCTTCTTCTTTTTCTTGCTTTTCAGTTTTGTCTTTTTCAAAAAATACGATTGCTCGAGGGTAGGGAAAGGTATGTATTCCTTGCACTTTTTATCTCCGTGGCTTTCATGAACTTCGTCAGTAACAGTTACGTGACCCGGTTTGGGGTGGGGCAGATGTTCTATGCTTTGCTGGCTTATATTGAGTTGCCGGAACACAAAATTCGCAGGCAGCAAAAGTTGGAAGCTGTAAAGCAGGAAGCTGAACGGCTGTTATGA
- a CDS encoding polysaccharide biosynthesis/export family protein — translation MNTLKLFALFFFVIFFAISPGGASAQLTVNDEYRLGPEDIIEISVWGDKELSREVVVRPDGGVSFPLAGDLKAGGLTVKELRDKLKERISEFVPDAPVTVILRKVEHPKVYVMGKVNNPKVLVMGQSMTVVQALAMSGGLSPFAESGSIIIVRKNKDGSQKVFPFDYDQLADGENLKQNILLKPGDTIIVP, via the coding sequence GTGAACACTCTGAAATTATTTGCTTTATTTTTCTTTGTCATCTTCTTTGCAATTTCCCCCGGGGGAGCTTCTGCTCAATTGACAGTTAATGATGAATACAGGCTTGGTCCTGAAGATATCATCGAAATTTCAGTCTGGGGAGATAAGGAACTTTCCAGAGAGGTTGTAGTAAGACCGGACGGCGGCGTTTCTTTTCCCCTTGCCGGGGACTTGAAGGCCGGTGGATTGACCGTTAAAGAACTGCGCGACAAGCTTAAGGAGCGAATTTCAGAGTTTGTTCCGGATGCGCCGGTGACGGTAATCCTGCGTAAGGTGGAGCACCCGAAGGTCTATGTAATGGGAAAAGTGAATAACCCAAAAGTTCTTGTTATGGGACAGAGTATGACAGTGGTTCAGGCTCTGGCCATGTCCGGGGGATTAAGTCCTTTTGCTGAAAGCGGCAGCATTATCATTGTCCGCAAAAATAAGGATGGTTCACAGAAGGTTTTTCCTTTTGACTATGACCAGTTGGCTGATGGGGAGAATTTGAAACAGAATATTTTATTAAAACCGGGCGATACCATTATCGTACCTTAG
- the xrtD gene encoding VPLPA-CTERM-specific exosortase XrtD, producing MAALFSFISVIAAWVMLYWDSFPPLLRRWNTDDYSYCWLVVPLALYVAWQRKDLLPKVITPSPGSGYLTLLLSGVLFFLGKAAAVDALVFASMWLTVVSVVLFVYGWRSMKAFFFPLLVLAFAVPPPPFINRILTFKLRLISSDISVRMMQFIDIPVFREGNVIDLGVIQLHVVDACSGLRYVFPTILLGILMGYWFNSRTWQRVLVVLSTVPTAIFANALRIAIVGYLARNVSVETAESFFHDASGVVIYVLSIIVLATWSLLLNLLASRKPEQRAVSRPGYYGVPTGRALHVFLMAAVLGIYFAGNMYLFTGRVVPQRTSFDNFPLEIGDYIGKKQFYDDKIIESLGSDDYLSGIFRDKRTGREILLMVTYYDYQEPQRAAHNPVSCLLGGGGWSVASSRDLPADPQKGRPFKVRRLLLDKPGQQLLAFYWFQQRGRVITDEYMNKVYLAVDSITQKRTDGALIRVELLLREDESVEQGQQILEDFIKNFSSRLKPYIPE from the coding sequence GTGGCAGCCCTTTTCTCATTCATTTCTGTTATTGCAGCGTGGGTCATGCTGTACTGGGATTCCTTTCCACCTCTTTTAAGGAGATGGAACACCGATGATTATTCTTATTGCTGGCTGGTTGTTCCGCTGGCTCTTTATGTGGCGTGGCAGCGTAAAGATTTGCTTCCGAAAGTGATCACTCCTTCGCCGGGGTCCGGTTATCTCACCCTTTTGCTTAGCGGAGTACTGTTCTTCTTGGGAAAGGCCGCTGCTGTTGACGCTTTGGTGTTTGCCTCTATGTGGCTGACCGTAGTCTCTGTGGTGCTTTTTGTTTACGGTTGGCGCTCCATGAAGGCTTTCTTTTTCCCGCTGCTTGTGCTCGCCTTTGCTGTTCCGCCGCCGCCTTTTATTAATCGTATTCTTACTTTCAAGCTACGCCTTATTTCTTCTGATATCTCAGTGCGTATGATGCAGTTTATCGATATTCCCGTCTTCCGGGAGGGGAACGTAATCGATCTGGGCGTAATTCAATTGCATGTGGTGGATGCCTGTAGTGGCCTGCGTTATGTTTTTCCCACCATTCTCTTAGGCATTTTGATGGGCTACTGGTTTAATTCCCGCACATGGCAGCGTGTGCTGGTTGTTCTCTCCACCGTGCCTACTGCGATTTTTGCCAATGCCTTGCGTATAGCCATTGTCGGTTATCTGGCCCGGAATGTATCGGTGGAAACCGCTGAGAGCTTTTTTCATGATGCTTCCGGTGTTGTCATTTATGTGCTTTCGATAATTGTGCTAGCTACATGGAGTCTGCTGTTGAATCTTTTGGCTAGCCGAAAGCCTGAGCAGCGGGCAGTTTCCCGACCCGGCTATTACGGAGTACCGACGGGCAGGGCTTTACATGTATTTTTAATGGCTGCTGTCCTTGGAATTTATTTTGCCGGAAATATGTATTTGTTTACAGGAAGGGTCGTGCCTCAGCGCACAAGTTTTGATAACTTCCCGCTGGAAATTGGCGACTATATTGGAAAAAAACAATTCTACGATGATAAAATCATTGAGTCACTTGGTTCTGATGATTATCTCTCCGGGATATTCAGGGACAAGAGAACAGGCCGCGAAATTTTGCTTATGGTAACGTACTATGATTATCAGGAGCCGCAGAGGGCGGCCCATAATCCGGTAAGTTGTCTGCTTGGCGGGGGAGGATGGAGTGTTGCCTCCTCACGAGACCTGCCTGCTGATCCGCAAAAGGGGCGTCCTTTTAAGGTGCGCAGACTGCTGCTTGATAAACCGGGGCAACAGTTGTTGGCTTTTTACTGGTTTCAGCAGCGTGGAAGAGTTATAACAGACGAATATATGAATAAGGTTTATTTAGCAGTTGATTCCATCACTCAAAAGCGCACAGATGGCGCTCTGATCAGGGTAGAGTTGCTGCTACGGGAAGATGAAAGTGTGGAGCAGGGTCAGCAGATTCTGGAGGATTTTATCAAGAACTTTTCATCGAGACTCAAACCTTATATTCCTGAATAG
- a CDS encoding GGDEF domain-containing protein, which translates to MLQLLKKKAAEFTESHKEDINILEGPGIGSLIQNVGWLNILYFAIQDFPTLTAMYGPEWAEHLEKRIRTVITKEGQKNLNHSDFHLFSFNAGEFFLLDPTDNMKNSSLQKLAYKFKVKTENKLQSEQIVRTGNNVTINSGHSSFKAEHSNDKLWSNFLSAIGAARLEAQKSLDITNLELSNEFNSILHDSNIRCHYQPIVNLADKSIHGWEALARGPHDSPFRSPLTLFDMAEKLGKLFHLEKQCREAAIKAFGNHGPQHKLFLNIHPRTIVDPNFTTGETKRLLDKWGLKPGNIVFEITERHSVKDFKTFRKTLDHYRNQGYLVAIDDAGTGYSGLTSIAEIKPDYIKMDKSFVDDIEINQVNRALIDTFTDFSEKIGGKLIVEGIETQEQALTLIDMGVHLGQGYFFARPQREKPQLTEESLTLRRTSDLLPNTGIYGIPVKNLVNKVESVETDTPVPMVQQIFKEANALSSIVVVKNNNPCGLVMEYNLNKHLSGKYGVALYSNKPISSVMDDGPLIVDLETTVEKVSQQAMARPRKQAYDDVIVTLQGQLLGTVSVQRLLDTLAHVQVEMAKGTNPLSGLPGNLDIEKEIDRRMKANEKYSIIYADLDNFKVYNDTYGFKNGDKIILQISKIIAWASKKHGANGDFVGHIGGDDFVMVTTPAKAERICKSITRIFKRLVKNNYNENDATNGWMEGKGRDGSISKFPLVSVSLAILDCEPDQHLMEIGEQAASLKKWAKSIEGNCWVRERRRR; encoded by the coding sequence ATGTTACAATTACTAAAGAAAAAGGCTGCTGAGTTTACCGAAAGCCACAAAGAAGACATTAACATTCTTGAAGGCCCCGGCATCGGAAGCCTCATACAAAATGTAGGTTGGCTCAATATATTATACTTTGCAATTCAAGACTTTCCAACCCTCACCGCCATGTATGGGCCGGAATGGGCGGAACACTTGGAAAAACGAATCCGCACTGTAATCACCAAAGAAGGCCAAAAAAACCTTAACCATTCTGACTTCCATCTATTCTCTTTTAACGCAGGCGAATTTTTCTTGCTGGACCCTACCGATAATATGAAAAATTCATCCCTGCAAAAACTAGCATACAAATTCAAAGTAAAAACCGAAAACAAACTTCAAAGTGAGCAGATTGTCCGCACCGGCAACAATGTGACCATCAATAGCGGGCACTCATCGTTTAAAGCTGAGCACTCCAACGATAAGCTTTGGTCAAATTTCCTTTCAGCAATAGGCGCAGCAAGGCTTGAAGCGCAAAAAAGTCTGGACATCACTAACCTTGAATTAAGCAACGAATTCAATAGCATTTTGCACGATTCGAACATCCGTTGTCACTACCAGCCTATAGTGAACTTGGCAGATAAATCAATCCACGGCTGGGAAGCTTTAGCAAGAGGACCGCACGACTCCCCATTCCGTTCGCCCTTAACTCTATTTGATATGGCGGAAAAACTTGGCAAACTTTTCCACTTGGAAAAACAATGCCGTGAAGCGGCCATCAAAGCTTTCGGAAATCACGGACCCCAGCACAAACTTTTTCTTAACATCCACCCCAGAACAATAGTTGATCCCAACTTCACCACCGGTGAGACCAAAAGATTACTCGACAAATGGGGACTTAAGCCGGGTAATATTGTCTTTGAAATCACCGAACGTCACAGCGTGAAAGATTTCAAAACATTTCGCAAAACATTGGATCACTACCGCAACCAAGGTTATCTGGTTGCCATTGATGATGCCGGAACCGGATACTCGGGGCTGACATCCATTGCCGAAATCAAACCGGATTACATCAAAATGGATAAATCCTTTGTTGATGACATCGAAATAAATCAGGTTAACCGTGCTTTAATCGACACATTTACCGACTTTTCAGAAAAAATAGGCGGTAAACTAATTGTCGAAGGCATTGAAACCCAAGAACAGGCACTTACTCTTATCGATATGGGGGTACATCTGGGACAAGGATACTTTTTTGCCAGACCTCAGCGGGAAAAACCACAACTCACTGAGGAATCCCTAACCTTGCGCCGGACCTCCGACCTGCTCCCCAACACAGGAATTTACGGCATCCCGGTAAAAAATCTGGTCAACAAGGTTGAATCGGTCGAAACCGACACTCCGGTGCCAATGGTGCAGCAAATTTTCAAAGAGGCAAACGCCCTAAGCAGCATTGTAGTTGTCAAAAACAATAACCCTTGCGGTCTGGTTATGGAATACAACCTGAACAAACATCTTTCCGGAAAATACGGTGTAGCCCTTTATTCCAACAAGCCTATTTCATCAGTAATGGATGACGGGCCGCTCATTGTGGATCTCGAGACCACGGTTGAGAAAGTATCCCAGCAGGCTATGGCACGCCCAAGAAAGCAAGCTTACGATGATGTCATAGTCACCCTGCAAGGTCAGCTTTTGGGAACTGTCTCCGTGCAACGTTTACTGGATACTCTCGCACATGTGCAGGTTGAGATGGCTAAAGGCACCAACCCGCTCAGTGGACTGCCCGGCAACCTTGATATTGAAAAAGAGATAGACCGCCGCATGAAGGCAAACGAGAAGTACAGCATCATATACGCTGACCTCGACAACTTCAAAGTTTACAATGACACCTACGGATTCAAAAACGGTGACAAAATAATTCTCCAGATCAGCAAGATCATCGCATGGGCCAGTAAAAAACATGGCGCAAACGGCGACTTTGTCGGTCATATCGGAGGAGATGACTTTGTCATGGTTACCACACCAGCAAAAGCTGAACGCATCTGCAAGTCCATAACCCGCATTTTCAAAAGGCTGGTCAAGAATAACTACAATGAAAATGATGCTACAAACGGCTGGATGGAGGGCAAGGGTCGCGATGGTTCCATATCAAAATTCCCGCTGGTTTCAGTATCATTAGCTATTCTGGACTGTGAACCGGATCAGCATCTCATGGAAATCGGGGAACAAGCCGCGTCCTTGAAAAAATGGGCCAAATCCATTGAGGGAAACTGCTGGGTTAGAGAAAGACGCAGGAGATAA